From one Amycolatopsis sp. FDAARGOS 1241 genomic stretch:
- the arsB gene encoding ACR3 family arsenite efflux transporter — MTQTADDRTTPLEADVLHRLSFLDRFLPVWIIAAMVVGLLLGSVIPGLQSVLDAVKIGQVSLPIALGLLLMMYPVLAKVRYDRLDTVTRDTRTMVLSLVLNWLVGPALMFALAWLLLPDLPEYRTGLIIVGLARCIAMVIIWNDLACGDREAAAVLVALNSVFQVIMFGVLGWFYLDVLPGWLGLQSQSISFSPWEIALSVVIFLGIPLVAGYLSRRIGERSKGRDWYEGKFLPKVGPIALYGLLFTIVMLFALQGDNITSRPLDVARIALPLLAYFAIMWGGGYLLGKASGLSYSRTTTLAFTAAGNNFELAIAVAIGVFGVTSGQALAGVVGPLIEVPVLVALVYVSLWLRRRWRDRTPAN; from the coding sequence GTGACCCAGACTGCTGATGACCGAACGACCCCGCTCGAAGCCGACGTGCTGCACCGGCTGTCCTTTCTGGACCGGTTCCTGCCGGTGTGGATCATCGCCGCGATGGTGGTGGGGCTGCTGCTGGGCAGCGTGATTCCTGGGCTGCAGAGCGTGCTGGACGCGGTGAAGATCGGGCAGGTGTCACTGCCGATCGCGCTCGGGCTGCTGCTGATGATGTACCCGGTGCTGGCGAAGGTCCGTTACGACCGGCTCGACACCGTCACGCGCGACACCCGCACGATGGTGCTGTCGCTGGTGCTGAACTGGCTGGTCGGCCCGGCGCTGATGTTCGCGCTGGCGTGGCTGCTGCTGCCGGATCTGCCCGAGTACCGCACCGGGCTGATCATCGTCGGCCTGGCCCGCTGCATCGCCATGGTGATCATCTGGAACGACCTCGCCTGCGGCGACCGCGAAGCCGCCGCGGTGCTGGTGGCACTGAACTCGGTGTTCCAGGTGATCATGTTCGGGGTGCTGGGCTGGTTCTACCTGGACGTCCTGCCCGGCTGGCTCGGCCTGCAAAGCCAGAGCATCAGCTTCTCCCCGTGGGAAATCGCGCTGTCGGTGGTGATCTTCCTCGGCATCCCGCTGGTGGCCGGCTACCTCTCGCGCCGCATCGGCGAACGCAGCAAAGGCCGGGACTGGTACGAGGGGAAGTTCCTGCCCAAGGTGGGGCCGATCGCCCTCTACGGGCTGCTGTTCACCATCGTCATGCTCTTCGCGCTGCAGGGCGACAACATCACCTCCCGGCCATTGGACGTCGCTCGGATCGCGCTGCCGCTGCTGGCGTACTTCGCGATCATGTGGGGCGGTGGCTACCTGCTGGGCAAGGCCTCGGGCTTGTCGTACTCGCGCACCACGACCCTCGCGTTCACCGCCGCGGGCAACAACTTCGAACTCGCCATCGCCGTGGCCATCGGCGTGTTCGGGGTGACCTCCGGGCAAGCGCTGGCCGGCGTCGTCGGCCCGCTGATCGAAGTCCCGGTGCTGGTCGCGCTGGTGTACGTCAGCCTCTGGTTGCGCCGGCGCTGGCGTGACCGCACTCCGGCGAACTGA
- a CDS encoding NAD(P)H nitroreductase: MEHGLPDDFTVRTAVGMAIRAPSIHNSQPWRWNVGNRTLHLFADPSRQLPQTDPDGRDLLIGCGAALHHARIGFAALGWQADVHRLPDPAEPDHLASIEFHRRQPTATEVALAAAIPRRRTDRRRHSSWEVPRTYLESMAQAVADEGVVLRVAEDAQRYYLATAIEEASRQHREDPAYRVELAAWSGRHAAPDGVPSWNTPAMDTSPGTLPARPFSDPKLPEASGATSDKDETVLVVLSTASDDRMSRLRAGEATSAALLTATRFGLATCPLTEPLELPDVRRTVEEKVASGTFPQMILRLGWAPANADPLPATPRRDLEDVLTTLDATDLSGERGYQQR; encoded by the coding sequence ATGGAACACGGACTTCCCGACGACTTCACCGTCCGCACCGCAGTGGGCATGGCCATCCGGGCGCCGTCGATTCACAATTCCCAGCCGTGGCGTTGGAACGTCGGCAACCGCACGCTGCACCTCTTCGCCGACCCCTCACGGCAGCTGCCGCAGACCGACCCCGACGGGCGCGACCTGCTCATCGGCTGCGGCGCCGCTCTACACCACGCGCGCATCGGCTTCGCGGCGCTCGGCTGGCAAGCCGACGTGCACCGCCTGCCCGATCCCGCCGAACCCGATCACCTCGCCTCGATCGAGTTCCACCGCCGCCAGCCGACGGCCACCGAAGTTGCGCTCGCAGCGGCCATCCCGCGCCGGCGGACCGACCGCCGCCGCCACAGCTCGTGGGAGGTTCCCCGCACCTATCTCGAGTCGATGGCCCAGGCGGTGGCGGACGAGGGTGTCGTGCTGCGCGTAGCCGAAGACGCCCAGCGCTACTACCTTGCCACCGCGATCGAAGAGGCGTCCCGACAGCATCGTGAGGACCCCGCCTACCGCGTCGAGCTGGCCGCGTGGAGCGGTCGTCACGCCGCCCCAGACGGCGTGCCGTCCTGGAACACGCCGGCGATGGACACGAGCCCCGGAACGCTCCCGGCACGGCCGTTCTCGGATCCCAAACTGCCGGAAGCGTCCGGCGCGACTAGTGACAAGGATGAAACCGTGCTCGTGGTGCTGAGCACCGCGTCGGACGACCGGATGTCGCGGCTGCGGGCCGGCGAGGCGACCAGTGCAGCCCTGCTCACCGCGACCCGCTTCGGACTTGCCACCTGCCCGTTGACCGAGCCGCTCGAGCTGCCCGATGTCCGCCGTACGGTCGAAGAGAAGGTCGCGTCCGGCACCTTCCCGCAGATGATCCTGCGCCTCGGCTGGGCCCCCGCCAACGCGGATCCGCTGCCCGCGACCCCGCGCCGCGACCTCGAAGACGTGCTGACGACGCTCGACGCCACCGATTTGTCGGGCGAACGCGGGTACCAGCAGCGCTGA
- a CDS encoding STAS domain-containing protein: protein MGWDGGRRCRLGHPDRGRAGAVAGRVGGARRAWRVRCAHRSTRQKALEQAFVAPPAVLVLDLSGVAFFSAVALACLIDARDRSAGEVSLRLVVPRRIRRSLQWVGMEPLFRFFTVVEALPAAVTLRVPSDTGDVWLRVTRSATVGAFRGAVSDVAALHTRVVAGEDGIDAACQPQKCPRIYRRHRPARG from the coding sequence GTGGGCTGGGACGGCGGCAGGCGTTGCCGGCTCGGTCATCCCGACCGTGGACGTGCAGGTGCAGTCGCTGGGCGCGTCGGTGGTGCTCGCCGTGCGTGGCGAGTTCGATGTGCTCACCGTTCGACGCGGCAGAAGGCGCTGGAGCAGGCCTTTGTCGCGCCGCCGGCCGTGCTGGTGCTGGACCTGAGCGGTGTCGCGTTCTTCTCTGCGGTTGCACTCGCCTGTCTGATCGACGCACGCGACCGGTCGGCTGGCGAGGTTTCTCTGCGACTGGTCGTGCCGCGCCGCATCCGTCGTAGCCTGCAGTGGGTGGGCATGGAGCCGCTGTTCCGCTTTTTCACCGTCGTGGAGGCTCTGCCTGCCGCCGTGACCCTTCGGGTTCCTTCTGACACCGGCGATGTCTGGTTGCGCGTCACCCGCAGCGCCACGGTCGGTGCCTTCCGTGGTGCCGTGTCCGACGTAGCGGCGCTGCACACTCGGGTGGTGGCGGGAGAGGATGGAATAGATGCAGCCTGCCAACCACAGAAGTGCCCACGGATATACCGTCGGCACCGGCCCGCCCGTGGGTGA
- a CDS encoding AAA family ATPase — MADTKPWAAVRETHSGVVFLVGDRAYKLKKPVDLGFLDFTSPATRERVCRREVELNRRLSPDVYLGVANVEGPEGRDYLVVMRRMPDERRLSALVRRGEALLPVVRALARELAVFHAAAERSLAIEADGTRDAVLARWRASFAQVRPFHGVVVDTAVAAEIEHRVEEFMGGREPLFSRRIAEGRVLDGHGDLIADDVFCLDDGPRVLDCLEFDDHLRHVDGLDDVAFLAMDLDRLGAPELAAELLTRYAEFSGDTAPAALRHHYLAYRAFVRAKVACLRYAQGDPTAAELAREYAERTRQHLEAGDVRVVLVGGLPASGKSTVAGALADALGASLLQSDRVRKELAGISPGEHRPAGYRHGIYAPEWTARTYDELARRSAELLSVGESVVLDASWISADQRAKIAAVAAGTSTRLIALRCSAPEAVRQRRLGTRSSSYSDAGPEVAAAMAADTDPWPGSFAVDTTGSPAQSLAFALAVLTEDRRKSFGPGNSDSPPEEYSAGTVEPTVSRHE; from the coding sequence ATGGCCGACACGAAACCGTGGGCAGCGGTCCGGGAAACGCACAGCGGGGTGGTCTTCCTGGTGGGTGATCGTGCGTACAAGCTGAAAAAGCCCGTCGACCTGGGGTTCCTCGATTTCACCTCGCCCGCCACGCGGGAACGGGTATGTCGACGTGAGGTCGAACTGAACCGACGGCTCTCCCCCGACGTCTACCTCGGTGTCGCGAACGTCGAAGGACCCGAAGGCCGCGACTACCTGGTCGTGATGCGCCGTATGCCGGACGAACGCCGGCTGTCCGCCCTCGTCCGCCGCGGTGAGGCGCTCCTGCCGGTAGTTCGCGCGCTCGCCCGTGAGCTCGCCGTCTTCCACGCCGCAGCCGAGCGGAGCCTGGCCATCGAGGCGGACGGCACCCGCGACGCGGTCCTGGCGCGCTGGCGAGCGAGCTTCGCCCAGGTGCGGCCGTTCCACGGAGTGGTGGTGGACACCGCCGTCGCCGCCGAAATCGAACACCGCGTGGAAGAGTTCATGGGCGGCCGGGAACCGCTGTTCAGCCGGCGGATCGCGGAGGGCCGCGTGCTCGACGGGCACGGCGATCTCATCGCGGACGACGTGTTCTGCCTCGACGACGGCCCGCGGGTGCTGGACTGCCTGGAGTTCGACGATCACCTCCGGCACGTGGACGGCCTCGACGACGTGGCGTTCCTCGCGATGGATCTCGATCGGCTCGGTGCGCCGGAGCTCGCGGCCGAGCTGCTGACGCGGTACGCGGAGTTCTCCGGCGACACCGCGCCCGCGGCTCTGCGCCACCACTACCTGGCCTACCGCGCGTTCGTCCGGGCCAAGGTCGCCTGTCTCCGCTACGCACAGGGTGACCCCACCGCCGCCGAGCTCGCCCGCGAGTACGCGGAGCGGACCCGGCAGCACCTCGAGGCAGGCGACGTCCGGGTCGTCCTGGTCGGTGGCCTGCCCGCGTCGGGAAAGTCCACAGTGGCCGGCGCGCTGGCCGATGCCCTCGGCGCAAGCCTCCTACAGAGCGATCGGGTGCGTAAGGAGCTCGCCGGCATCAGCCCCGGCGAACACCGTCCCGCCGGGTATCGGCACGGGATCTACGCGCCGGAGTGGACGGCCCGGACGTACGACGAACTCGCCCGGCGGTCCGCAGAGCTGCTGTCCGTGGGTGAAAGCGTGGTGCTCGACGCGTCCTGGATCTCAGCGGATCAGCGGGCGAAGATCGCCGCAGTGGCCGCGGGAACCAGTACCCGGCTGATCGCCTTGCGGTGCAGCGCACCGGAGGCGGTGCGGCAACGACGCCTCGGCACCCGCTCGAGCTCGTATTCCGACGCCGGCCCGGAGGTCGCCGCGGCGATGGCGGCCGACACCGACCCCTGGCCCGGCTCCTTCGCCGTCGACACGACCGGCAGCCCTGCCCAGAGCCTCGCCTTCGCGCTCGCCGTGCTCACCGAGGACCGGCGAAAGTCCTTCGGCCCGGGGAACTCAGACTCTCCACCGGAGGAGTACTCGGCTGGCACGGTCGAGCCGACGGTCTCCCGACACGAGTAG
- a CDS encoding helix-turn-helix transcriptional regulator, whose translation MTAKHQSTRTPVPVTLLLAEPAAVVTDTDAADAGKLFKALADPLRIRLVSLIRHSPGGEACFCDLAEEFDMPQPTLSHHLRVLVSAGLLTRERRGTWSWYSLVPEPLETLQALLHDGGPLVDRIAPVDDPERAGRC comes from the coding sequence ATGACGGCCAAGCACCAGTCCACCCGGACCCCCGTCCCCGTCACCCTCCTGTTGGCCGAACCGGCCGCCGTCGTCACCGACACCGACGCCGCCGACGCCGGGAAACTCTTCAAGGCCCTCGCCGACCCGCTCCGCATCCGGCTCGTGTCCCTCATCCGCCACTCACCCGGCGGCGAAGCCTGCTTCTGCGACCTCGCCGAAGAGTTCGATATGCCCCAGCCCACCCTCAGCCACCACCTGCGCGTCCTCGTCTCCGCCGGCCTCCTCACCCGCGAACGCCGAGGCACCTGGAGCTGGTACAGCCTCGTCCCCGAGCCGCTGGAAACCCTTCAAGCCCTCCTGCACGACGGCGGGCCCCTCGTCGACCGCATCGCACCCGTGGACGATCCGGAGCGCGCCGGCCGCTGCTGA
- a CDS encoding FAD/NAD(P)-binding oxidoreductase, producing the protein MTRLLVIGGSDAGISAGLRAHELDPTVRPTLVVAEAYPNFSICGIPYHLSGDVPDWPALAHRTRADLKTAGLDLLLNTRATRIDPFARSVTVVDGDGPRELGYDQLIIGTGAVPLRPRIEGLDELGPHEGVHLLHTMGDTFALAASLDRSPATVVVVGAGYIGLEMVEALRARGIAVTLVEMMREVLSTVDPELRALVRAQLQAHDVDVRTATAVHRIERRQGGVQVVGSDGFARTADVALIVAGVRPDTALAETAGVKLGTHGAIAVDRGMRTSVEGIYAAGDCVHTYHRLLGTDTYLPLGTTAHKQGRVAGKTRSASSAATRGRWARRC; encoded by the coding sequence ATGACCCGGCTGCTCGTGATCGGCGGCAGCGATGCCGGGATCAGCGCGGGCCTGCGCGCGCACGAACTCGACCCGACCGTCCGCCCGACCCTGGTGGTGGCCGAGGCCTACCCGAACTTCTCCATCTGCGGCATCCCCTACCACCTCTCCGGCGACGTGCCCGACTGGCCAGCCCTCGCGCACCGGACCCGCGCCGATCTGAAGACCGCAGGCCTGGACCTGCTGCTGAACACGCGCGCGACCCGGATTGATCCCTTCGCGCGCAGCGTGACCGTGGTCGACGGCGACGGTCCCCGCGAGCTGGGCTACGACCAGCTGATCATCGGCACCGGCGCGGTCCCGCTCCGGCCGCGGATCGAGGGGCTCGACGAGCTCGGCCCGCACGAGGGGGTGCACCTGCTGCACACCATGGGCGACACGTTCGCCCTGGCCGCCTCCCTCGACCGGAGCCCGGCCACGGTCGTGGTCGTCGGGGCCGGCTACATCGGGCTGGAGATGGTCGAGGCGCTGCGTGCCCGGGGAATCGCGGTCACGCTGGTGGAAATGATGCGCGAGGTACTGTCCACTGTGGATCCCGAGCTGCGTGCGCTGGTGCGGGCGCAGCTGCAGGCGCACGACGTGGACGTGCGCACCGCCACGGCCGTGCACCGCATCGAACGCCGGCAGGGTGGTGTGCAGGTGGTGGGCAGCGACGGGTTCGCCCGCACCGCCGACGTGGCGCTGATCGTGGCCGGTGTCCGCCCGGACACCGCACTGGCCGAGACCGCCGGGGTCAAACTCGGCACCCACGGGGCGATCGCCGTCGACCGCGGGATGCGCACCAGCGTCGAGGGCATCTACGCCGCCGGCGACTGCGTGCACACCTACCACCGGCTGCTCGGCACGGACACCTATCTGCCACTGGGCACCACGGCGCACAAACAGGGCCGCGTGGCCGGGAAAACGCGCTCGGCTTCTTCCGCCGCTACGCGGGGTCGCTGGGCACGCAGGTGCTGA
- a CDS encoding pyridoxamine 5'-phosphate oxidase family protein produces MTELRPLTPRECIDLLSTQPVGRLVFSENAVPAIRPVNFLVHEGNIIVRCSRTGSIAKLVDEVVAFEVDSIDPVNRTGWSVVVLGKANSITEIDELVTLAEPRHRPWPGGERSHFLRIPMETINGRTFHVPDARPTQP; encoded by the coding sequence ATGACCGAGTTGCGCCCCTTGACCCCACGGGAATGCATCGACCTGCTGTCGACCCAGCCGGTGGGCAGGCTGGTGTTTTCCGAGAACGCGGTGCCCGCCATCCGACCGGTCAACTTCCTGGTGCACGAGGGAAACATCATCGTCCGGTGCAGCCGCACCGGGTCGATCGCCAAGCTCGTCGACGAAGTGGTCGCGTTCGAGGTCGACAGCATCGACCCCGTCAACCGCACCGGATGGAGTGTTGTCGTACTCGGCAAGGCGAACTCGATCACCGAAATCGACGAGCTGGTGACGCTGGCCGAACCCCGCCACCGGCCATGGCCCGGTGGAGAACGCTCACACTTCCTGCGGATCCCGATGGAAACCATCAACGGACGAACCTTTCACGTGCCGGACGCCCGACCCACTCAGCCCTGA
- a CDS encoding wax ester/triacylglycerol synthase family O-acyltransferase has protein sequence MERLSPLDAAFLEIEDEDPRAALAIASLAIAAGPAPAQDEFVAAITARLPQVPRYHQKIRRVPFDLAPPVWVDDDAFRPEDHFARLSVPSPHDDAALCELVTLLMDERLDRDRPLWMLWVIEGLSEGRWAILSKVHHSLTDGVSATGLQRVLFGAAEPPGLPAAPVPDPGRTRLLVSALGDLVSSPVTGIGHLVGSVLHPRALARRTTDVVRGLAALSTALMPVAPSSLSGPLGHRRGYAVGQAALADIVTTAKAFDVTVNDVLLAAVTGGLRELLLRRGEDPAPDSVRSLVPVSVRNSASVSEVDNRVSLLLPLLPVDLPDPVHRLLRVHRRVTTLKGNKESAAGEFVTGAAGTEPFAASAWVMRAAAKLPQRNIVTVTTNVPGPPEPLSVAGREVLELYPYVPIALRLRTGVAMLTYRDRVFFGVTADRATVPDVRFLAETVVAEVAVLKAAAVSSARTTPDPPDPAGGAGRWRDRSGADPRP, from the coding sequence ATGGAACGGTTGAGCCCTCTCGACGCGGCTTTCCTGGAGATTGAAGACGAGGATCCACGCGCGGCGCTCGCGATCGCTTCGCTGGCGATCGCCGCCGGGCCCGCGCCGGCGCAGGATGAGTTCGTCGCGGCGATTACCGCGAGGCTCCCGCAGGTGCCGCGCTACCACCAGAAGATCCGCCGGGTGCCGTTCGACCTCGCACCGCCCGTGTGGGTCGACGACGACGCGTTCCGGCCCGAGGACCACTTCGCGCGGCTGTCGGTGCCCTCACCCCACGACGACGCCGCGCTGTGCGAGCTCGTCACGCTGCTGATGGACGAACGGCTCGACCGGGATCGGCCGCTGTGGATGTTGTGGGTCATCGAAGGGCTCTCGGAGGGACGATGGGCAATCCTGTCCAAAGTCCACCACAGCCTCACCGACGGCGTCTCCGCGACGGGGCTGCAGCGCGTTCTGTTCGGAGCGGCGGAACCGCCGGGGTTGCCTGCCGCACCGGTGCCGGATCCCGGCCGGACGCGGCTGCTCGTCTCCGCGCTCGGCGACCTCGTGAGCAGTCCCGTCACTGGGATCGGACACCTCGTCGGCAGCGTGTTACACCCCCGCGCCCTGGCCCGCCGCACGACCGACGTCGTCCGAGGACTGGCCGCACTGTCGACAGCGCTCATGCCCGTCGCTCCGAGCTCGCTCAGCGGACCGCTCGGGCACCGGCGAGGGTACGCGGTCGGTCAGGCCGCGCTCGCTGACATCGTCACCACGGCGAAAGCCTTCGACGTCACCGTCAACGACGTTCTGCTCGCCGCGGTCACCGGCGGGTTGCGTGAGCTGCTCCTGCGCCGCGGCGAAGATCCGGCACCCGACAGCGTGCGCAGCCTCGTTCCGGTCTCGGTGCGCAACAGCGCTTCGGTATCCGAAGTGGACAACCGGGTGTCGCTGCTGCTGCCGCTGCTTCCAGTCGATCTGCCCGATCCCGTGCACCGGCTCCTCCGCGTGCACCGGAGGGTCACGACGCTGAAGGGCAATAAGGAGTCGGCCGCCGGTGAGTTCGTCACCGGCGCCGCCGGAACCGAACCGTTCGCCGCCTCCGCGTGGGTCATGCGGGCCGCGGCCAAACTCCCCCAGCGCAACATCGTGACCGTGACGACGAACGTCCCCGGCCCGCCGGAGCCTCTCAGCGTGGCCGGCCGCGAGGTGCTCGAGCTCTACCCGTACGTCCCGATCGCGCTGCGGTTGCGGACCGGCGTCGCGATGCTCACCTATCGGGACCGGGTCTTCTTCGGCGTGACCGCCGACCGCGCGACGGTGCCGGATGTCCGATTCCTCGCGGAGACCGTCGTGGCCGAAGTCGCGGTGCTCAAGGCCGCTGCGGTCTCCTCGGCGAGGACCACACCAGATCCTCCGGATCCGGCAGGAGGCGCCGGTCGGTGGCGGGACAGAAGCGGAGCTGACCCGCGTCCCTGA
- a CDS encoding universal stress protein produces the protein MTAPGKSPVVVAVDGSETATAAAVWAVGEAARQHAPLLLLTAYGFDDTWFGSTADMPSDWIAVKRAEAEALLRRTCETLEAVVPGLPVWTEATDRGRVPALLMVSERARVLVLGEPIGPLLGLFSGSPGLDLAAKAHCPVVVVRGRETVDGPVVVGVDASPLSDAAIGWAFEEASLRNTRLLALHTWHDGDLSHTGVGSGMFQFESLQETGHRLLAQRLAGWQEKYPDVYVERQVEHDKPRHRLLALSHNAQLLVVGCRGRGGFAGLVLGSTSQALLHHASCPVLVVRSGEC, from the coding sequence ATGACCGCACCGGGAAAGTCACCCGTCGTCGTGGCCGTGGATGGCTCGGAGACCGCGACGGCGGCAGCGGTGTGGGCAGTGGGGGAAGCAGCGCGGCAGCACGCTCCGCTGCTCTTGCTCACCGCTTACGGGTTCGACGACACCTGGTTCGGCAGCACGGCGGACATGCCGTCGGACTGGATAGCCGTCAAGCGCGCGGAGGCGGAAGCATTGCTGCGCCGGACGTGTGAGACGCTCGAAGCCGTCGTGCCTGGGCTGCCCGTCTGGACCGAGGCGACCGACCGAGGCCGAGTGCCCGCCCTGCTCATGGTGTCGGAACGCGCGAGGGTCCTCGTTCTCGGCGAACCGATCGGCCCGCTGCTCGGCCTGTTCAGCGGCTCTCCCGGGCTCGATCTGGCCGCGAAGGCGCACTGCCCGGTGGTCGTCGTCCGCGGCCGGGAAACCGTCGACGGCCCGGTCGTCGTCGGCGTCGACGCCAGCCCGCTCAGCGACGCGGCGATCGGGTGGGCCTTCGAGGAGGCCTCGTTGCGCAACACCCGCCTCCTCGCCCTCCACACCTGGCACGACGGCGACCTCTCCCACACCGGTGTCGGCAGCGGCATGTTCCAGTTCGAAAGCCTCCAGGAGACCGGCCACCGCTTGCTGGCCCAGCGCCTCGCCGGCTGGCAGGAGAAGTACCCCGACGTCTACGTCGAACGCCAAGTCGAACACGACAAGCCACGCCACCGGCTGCTCGCGTTGAGCCACAACGCCCAATTGCTCGTCGTCGGCTGCCGCGGCCGCGGCGGCTTCGCCGGGCTTGTGCTCGGGTCGACGAGCCAGGCCTTGCTGCACCACGCGAGCTGCCCGGTCCTGGTGGTGCGTTCGGGGGAGTGCTGA
- a CDS encoding low molecular weight phosphatase family protein, with protein sequence MSRVPEVLFVCVHNAGRSQMAAALLAHHGMGRVAVRSAGSEPGDKVNPAAAEVLAEWGLDITAEVPSKLSTGDVEASDVVITMGCGDTCPVFPGKRYLDWDLEDPAGKGVDVVRPIRDEIDRRVRGLLAELLDA encoded by the coding sequence GTGTCCCGAGTTCCCGAAGTCCTGTTCGTGTGCGTGCACAACGCTGGTCGTTCGCAGATGGCCGCGGCGCTGCTGGCGCACCACGGCATGGGGCGCGTCGCGGTCCGCTCGGCGGGCTCGGAGCCGGGAGACAAGGTGAACCCGGCCGCGGCCGAGGTGCTGGCGGAGTGGGGGCTGGACATCACCGCGGAGGTGCCCAGCAAGCTCTCGACCGGGGACGTCGAGGCCTCCGACGTCGTGATCACCATGGGCTGCGGGGACACGTGCCCGGTGTTCCCGGGCAAACGCTACTTGGACTGGGACCTGGAAGACCCGGCCGGCAAGGGCGTGGACGTGGTGCGCCCGATCCGCGACGAGATCGACCGCCGCGTCCGTGGCCTGCTGGCCGAGCTGCTCGACGCCTGA
- a CDS encoding arsenate reductase ArsC produces the protein MVQPVRGLPAHEADKQVERIVDELADRFRGTFAREMVARFVHESYPLLQDTATVQAHLPTLTARFARERLLDRGRASGLVKVEVPQVLFVCVHNAGRSQMAAALLDHHAFGRVSVRSAGSRPSRGIPEVVTEAMAELDIALTCAYPKPLTDEVVRAADVVVTMGCGDACPIYPGRRYLDWDVPDPDGQPLAVVRQIRDELDARVRGLFGELSS, from the coding sequence ATGGTGCAGCCGGTTCGCGGCCTGCCCGCGCACGAGGCGGACAAGCAGGTCGAGCGGATCGTGGACGAGCTGGCCGACCGGTTCCGCGGAACGTTCGCGCGGGAGATGGTGGCGCGGTTCGTGCACGAGTCGTACCCGCTTCTTCAGGACACGGCGACGGTGCAGGCGCACCTGCCGACGTTGACGGCCCGTTTCGCCCGGGAGCGGCTGCTGGATCGGGGGCGGGCGTCGGGGCTGGTCAAGGTCGAGGTGCCGCAGGTGCTGTTCGTGTGCGTGCACAACGCGGGCCGGTCGCAGATGGCGGCGGCGTTGCTGGATCACCACGCGTTCGGGCGGGTGTCGGTGCGTTCGGCCGGGTCGCGGCCGTCGCGGGGGATCCCGGAGGTCGTCACTGAGGCGATGGCGGAGCTGGACATCGCGCTGACGTGCGCGTATCCGAAGCCGCTGACCGATGAGGTGGTCCGCGCCGCCGACGTGGTGGTGACGATGGGCTGCGGCGACGCCTGCCCGATCTACCCGGGCCGGCGCTACCTGGACTGGGACGTGCCGGATCCGGACGGGCAGCCGTTGGCGGTGGTGCGCCAGATCCGCGACGAGCTGGACGCGCGGGTGCGCGGGTTGTTCGGCGAACTGTCCTCCTGA
- a CDS encoding STAS domain-containing protein: MVIVARGEFDAITSPALREAVHGVLAEAPPVLVMDLTGTVFFSSVAIGVLMDAVLTAGERTCVRVVAARPIRRTLQMLDLDPQFDYFDTTQEALTAPA, from the coding sequence GTGGTGATCGTCGCCCGTGGGGAGTTTGACGCGATCACCAGCCCCGCGCTGCGCGAGGCGGTCCATGGTGTCCTGGCCGAGGCGCCGCCGGTGCTGGTCATGGACCTGACCGGGACCGTGTTCTTCTCCTCCGTGGCGATCGGCGTCCTCATGGATGCCGTGCTCACTGCCGGCGAGCGCACCTGCGTGCGGGTCGTGGCCGCCCGGCCCATCCGCCGGACCCTGCAGATGCTGGATCTGGACCCGCAATTCGACTACTTCGACACCACCCAGGAAGCCCTGACCGCCCCGGCCTGA